In the genome of Thermodesulfovibrio thiophilus DSM 17215, the window TTGGACATGTATATGAAAACCCGTAGCAAAGGCTTTGGTGCAGAAGTCAAGAGAAGAATTATGCTCGGTACATACTGCCTTTCAGCAGGATATTATGATGCTTACTATAAAAAAGCACAACAGGTTAGAACTTTAATTAAAAACGATTTTGAAAAAGCGTTTAAAGAAGTTAATTTTATTGTAACACCGACTGTTCCTTCCACTGCATTTAAAATTGGTGAAAAAATAGATGATCCATTACAGATGTATCTATCTGACATCTTTACAATTTCTGTAAATCTCGGAGGACTGCCTGCCATATCAATTCCATGCGGATTCAATAAGGACGGACTTCCAGTTGGGCTTCAAATAATTGGTAAACCTTTTAATGAATCTGAAATTCTTCAACTTGCTTTTGCCTATGAACAGTCAACTCCATGGCATACAAAGAAACCATTATTATAAAGGAGTGAAAATGCAATACGAAGCAGTAATTGGACTTGAAGTACATGCTCAGCTTTTAACACAAAGTAAAATATTCTGTAGCTGTTCCACTCAATTTGGATCAGAACCAAATACTCAAGTATGCCCTGTGTGTCTTGGTATGCCAGGTGTACTTCCAGTATTAAATAAAAAAGCTGTTGAATATACTATTAAAACAGGCCTTGCAATGAATTGCAAGATTGCTTCTTACAGTAGATTTGCAAGAAAAAACTATTTCTATCCTGATCTTCCAAAGGGATATCAAATAAGTCAGTATGAGCTTCCATTGTGTGAGGAAGGATATCTTGAGATAACAGTTAATAACGAAAGAAGAAAAATCCGTATAAAAAGAATTCATCTTGAAGAAGATGCGGGTAAAAACATACATGACCCATCTGGTTACAGTTTTGTTGATTTTAACAGAACCGGCGTTCCTTTAATGGAAATAGTATCTGAGCCTGATATAAAAACACCTGCTGAAGCAGCTTCATATATGAAAAAATTAAGAACTATTCTGAGATATCTTGGAGTTTGTGATGGCAATCTTGAACAGGGTTCCCTGAGATGTGATGCAAACATTTCTATTAGACCTGTGGGAAGCAAAGAATTTGGTGTTAAAACCGAGATAAAAAATATCAACTCTTTTCGCTTCGTTGAAAAAGCTCTGGAATACGAAATTAAAAGACAAATACGAATTCTCACTGATGGTGGTAAAATTACTCAGGAAACAAGGCTCTGGGATTCACAGACAGGCACTACTCAATCAATGCGTTCAAAAGAAGAAGCACATGATTACAGATATTTTCCTGAACCTGACCTTGTACCTGTGGTTGTTTCAAAAGATTTCATTGAAAGAATAAAAAAGGACATGCCTGAACTGCCTGACAACAAAATTGAAAAATTTATTAAACAATATAATCTACCTAACTATGACGCTGAAATTCTAACAGAAGAAAAGTCTATTGCAGAGTGGTTTGAAGAAGCAGTAAAACTGGGCGGTAAACCAAAAGAAGTATCAAATTGGATAATGGGTGAGCTTCTGAGATTACTTAATGAAGAAAACAAAGATATAACACAATGTTCTGTAAAGCCATCTCAACTTGTTGAGTTAATAGGATTAATTGAAAAGGGAACAATAAACAGAAATACTGCAAAAGAAGTGTTTGAAGAAATGTACAAAACTGGCAAAACTGCTGAAAATATTGTAAAAGAAAAAGGACTTACCCAGATTTCTGATGATGCTATTTTAATAGAAGCAATAAAGGAGGTAATATCCAAAAATCCTAAAGAAGTTGAAAGATTTAAAAATGGAGAAGAAAAACTTATAGGATTTTTTGTTGGACAGGTTATGAAAAATACAAAGGGTAAAGCCAATCCAAAACTAGTTAATGAACTTATTTTAAAGCTTTTAAAGGACTCATAAATGCCGTTTATAGGTATAATTTTTTTAATAATTATTTTTATATCAGCTAATGCTTTTGCTTTAAAATGCGATAAATGTCATAAAAATGATAATTCTATTACGCAAATATCTCAAGAAAAAGGGATAAAAACCAAACAAGACCTGGTTAATAAATTAAGAAAAGGTTCAAAGGCAAAACTTCATCAACATTTAAGTGACAATGATATTAATGAGGCAGCAAAGCAGATAAATTTGAAATAAATTATACAAAATCAAGCCAGTGTTTATATTTAGGAGATTTACCTTTTACTATATCAAAAAATAAATTCTGTATTTTCCCTGTAACCAAACCACAACTTCCTGATCCTATAATCCGTCCATCAATTTCTCTTATAGGAGTTATTTCAGCAGCTGTTCCAGTAAAAAAGACCTCATCAGATATATATAATTCATCGCGTGTAAATCTTTCTTCTCGTACTTCAATTCCTAAATCTTTAGCAATATTAATAACAGTATCCCTTGTAACTCCTTCAAGAATCGAAGTTAAAGGAGTGGTTTTTAGAATACCTTTGCGTACCATAAAAATATTTTCTCCGCTTCCTTCAGAGACATAGCCTTCTGTATCAAGTAAAATAGCCTCATCAAAGCCACACGAAACTGCTTCAATCTTTGCAAGCTGTCCATTGACATAATAACCTGCTACTTTACCCCTTGACATACTAGAATTAACATGATTACGAATAAATGAAGATGTCTTAACCTTTATTCCATTTTGAATAGCATCCTTTCCAAGATAAGCTCCCCAACTCCAGGCAGCTATTGCAACTTGAATAGGATTATTTTTAGGATAAACACCCATGCTGCCATATCCAATAAAAACTATAGGTCTTATATAGCAAGAATTGATTTTGTTAATTCTTATTGTCTCTTTTATTGCATCATAAATTTCAGTTTCAGTAAAAGGAATTTTTAGCGTAAAAATATGGGCTGATTTAAAAAGCCTTTCTACATGTTCTTTTAACCTGAAAACAGCAGGACCTTCCTCTGTCTCATAACATCTAATTCCTTCAAAGAGAGCAAGACCATAATGAAGAGAATGAGTTAGAACATGAATTTTTGCATCATCCCAGTTAACAAATTTTCCATCCATCCATATTTTTTCTGTTTTCGGAATCACGAAAAATATTAAACCATATTTTTCAAGATTAAGTCAAATATTTTACTCTACCACTCTATTGCATTTCATATTAAATAACAAAACTATCATCCCTACAGTATTATAAAAAGCTTATAAGGCTGACAAAACAAATAATGTTATAATATTTTTGATATGTCAATTACAAACAAAGCTGCTGTGTATCTCAACATGATCAAGATTGAACACAGTATTTTTGCCCTTCCATTTGCTTTTGCCGGAGCATTACTTGCTCAAGGTGGTATTCCAACATTCGAAAAAATATTCTGGATTACTGTTGCAATGGTTACTGCACGAGCATCTGCCTTCGGATTTAACAGAATTATTGACAGAAAGATTGATGCGATGAATCCAAGAACAGCAAATAGAGAAATACCTTCTGGTAAAATCAAACTCTGGGAAGCGTTTTTATTCACAGTTATATGCCTTGTAGTGTTTGTTTATTCTGCATGGATGCTTAACTCCTTATGCTTTAAACTTTCACCTCTGGCAATAGCCATTCTATTCATTTATTCATATACAAAGAGATTCACATGGGCATGTCACTTTGTTTTAGGTATAGCATTAGCACTTGCACCTCTGGGAGCATGGATTGCTATAAGAGGAAATTTTGACTGGGATATCATTCCTATGGTGTTTACTGTAATTTTCTGGCTTGCGGGATTTGATACCCTTTATGCTTTGTGGGATATTGAGTTTGATAAAAAATACGGAATATATTCAATTCCGAGAATCTACGGAGTTAAAAAGGCGATAAATTTTGCAAGATTCTTTCATTTTATTGCATGGAGCTTTTTAGTTTTAACTGGTATTGTTTTTAAACTCAATATATTTTACTGGATAGGTATGTTTATAGTTGCATATCTATTTATTCACGAACATAGAGTTGTCAGACCTGATGACCTTTCAAAACTGAATATAGCCTTTTTCAACATGAACGGTTATATAAGCGTTGCAGTGTTTATTTTTACTGCAATGAGTATTTTGATAAAGGTTTAGTTCCATCAGAATTTTGAGTTTTTATATGTTATTCTGCAATTCCGAAAAACAGATCG includes:
- a CDS encoding UbiA-like polyprenyltransferase is translated as MSITNKAAVYLNMIKIEHSIFALPFAFAGALLAQGGIPTFEKIFWITVAMVTARASAFGFNRIIDRKIDAMNPRTANREIPSGKIKLWEAFLFTVICLVVFVYSAWMLNSLCFKLSPLAIAILFIYSYTKRFTWACHFVLGIALALAPLGAWIAIRGNFDWDIIPMVFTVIFWLAGFDTLYALWDIEFDKKYGIYSIPRIYGVKKAINFARFFHFIAWSFLVLTGIVFKLNIFYWIGMFIVAYLFIHEHRVVRPDDLSKLNIAFFNMNGYISVAVFIFTAMSILIKV
- a CDS encoding branched-chain amino acid transaminase, which translates into the protein MIPKTEKIWMDGKFVNWDDAKIHVLTHSLHYGLALFEGIRCYETEEGPAVFRLKEHVERLFKSAHIFTLKIPFTETEIYDAIKETIRINKINSCYIRPIVFIGYGSMGVYPKNNPIQVAIAAWSWGAYLGKDAIQNGIKVKTSSFIRNHVNSSMSRGKVAGYYVNGQLAKIEAVSCGFDEAILLDTEGYVSEGSGENIFMVRKGILKTTPLTSILEGVTRDTVINIAKDLGIEVREERFTRDELYISDEVFFTGTAAEITPIREIDGRIIGSGSCGLVTGKIQNLFFDIVKGKSPKYKHWLDFV
- the gatB gene encoding Asp-tRNA(Asn)/Glu-tRNA(Gln) amidotransferase subunit GatB, translated to MQYEAVIGLEVHAQLLTQSKIFCSCSTQFGSEPNTQVCPVCLGMPGVLPVLNKKAVEYTIKTGLAMNCKIASYSRFARKNYFYPDLPKGYQISQYELPLCEEGYLEITVNNERRKIRIKRIHLEEDAGKNIHDPSGYSFVDFNRTGVPLMEIVSEPDIKTPAEAASYMKKLRTILRYLGVCDGNLEQGSLRCDANISIRPVGSKEFGVKTEIKNINSFRFVEKALEYEIKRQIRILTDGGKITQETRLWDSQTGTTQSMRSKEEAHDYRYFPEPDLVPVVVSKDFIERIKKDMPELPDNKIEKFIKQYNLPNYDAEILTEEKSIAEWFEEAVKLGGKPKEVSNWIMGELLRLLNEENKDITQCSVKPSQLVELIGLIEKGTINRNTAKEVFEEMYKTGKTAENIVKEKGLTQISDDAILIEAIKEVISKNPKEVERFKNGEEKLIGFFVGQVMKNTKGKANPKLVNELILKLLKDS